A stretch of the Porifericola rhodea genome encodes the following:
- a CDS encoding transposase, producing the protein MQKYLKLLNFRLDVVVKDICGLTGLTIIKGICNGNLDPESLSEHRHYNCRKSKEEIALALKGNNRKDYLFGLKQEYESYLFFQKKIDQCDRQISRFIKQQINTDVKKKPLVAEKKPHKRVNKNAVKHLDLNQAAYQYFEGVDLMKVEGMSHSTILTIMSEIGPEGFKKFPTAKQFTSWLRLAPNNKISGGRVLSSRIPKGSNRLKIALRQAANAIGNLKDTHLSNFFKRVAFRKGRQAAVSATARKLAVILWNMVTKKMQYNPPTEYLFLDQKRKLKLVQRIRKSIAKLDLKPEDVGFATT; encoded by the coding sequence ATGCAGAAGTACTTAAAGTTACTCAATTTCAGGTTAGATGTGGTTGTCAAAGACATTTGCGGATTGACTGGCCTTACCATCATCAAAGGTATCTGCAACGGCAATCTGGATCCTGAGAGCCTCTCTGAACACAGACATTATAATTGTAGAAAATCCAAAGAAGAGATTGCCCTGGCTTTGAAGGGAAACAACCGTAAAGACTATCTCTTCGGCCTCAAGCAGGAATATGAGAGTTATCTCTTCTTTCAGAAAAAGATAGATCAATGCGATAGGCAGATTTCCAGATTTATCAAGCAGCAGATCAATACTGATGTAAAGAAGAAACCGTTGGTAGCGGAGAAGAAGCCACACAAGCGGGTGAACAAAAATGCTGTAAAGCATTTGGATCTAAATCAAGCCGCTTATCAATATTTTGAAGGAGTTGATTTGATGAAAGTAGAGGGTATGAGCCATTCCACGATACTGACTATCATGAGCGAAATAGGTCCAGAAGGCTTCAAGAAATTTCCGACAGCCAAGCAGTTTACTTCCTGGTTGAGACTGGCACCCAACAATAAGATATCCGGGGGAAGAGTATTGAGCAGTAGAATACCCAAAGGAAGTAACCGACTCAAGATTGCTTTGCGACAGGCAGCCAATGCTATTGGTAATCTAAAAGACACACATCTATCAAACTTTTTCAAAAGAGTAGCTTTCAGGAAAGGAAGGCAAGCTGCTGTGAGTGCCACAGCAAGAAAGCTGGCAGTAATCTTGTGGAATATGGTGACCAAGAAGATGCAATACAATCCACCAACTGAATATCTGTTTTTGGATCAGAAGAGAAAGCTTAAATTAGTGCAGAGAATCAGGAAAAGTATTGCTAAACTGGATTTAAAGCCGGAAGATGTGGGCTTTGCAACTACCTGA
- a CDS encoding IS110 family transposase → MARRKKLKMDIVNPHCAGIDVGSRSHFVAVGQELEDVKEFGVYADDLTELCLWLKTYGITSVAMESTGAYWQNLYAELIRHGFEVVLCNGKFTKHAKGKKTDAAVEL, encoded by the coding sequence ATGGCTAGAAGGAAAAAATTAAAGATGGACATTGTCAATCCGCATTGTGCGGGCATTGACGTGGGGAGTAGATCACATTTTGTAGCAGTAGGTCAGGAATTAGAAGATGTAAAGGAATTTGGAGTGTATGCTGATGATCTGACAGAGTTATGCCTGTGGCTAAAGACCTATGGTATTACTTCTGTGGCTATGGAGAGTACGGGTGCTTATTGGCAGAACCTATATGCTGAATTGATCAGGCATGGTTTTGAAGTGGTGCTCTGCAATGGCAAGTTTACAAAACATGCTAAGGGTAAGAAGACTGATGCCGCAGTGGAACTGTAA
- a CDS encoding HEPN domain-containing protein encodes MAAFDDFSALLLEEAKRFYEKIDEDTNEDAKTAYIHSAVLIGISALEAYINGISQELINFPNTPIHEKSLLGEREIELKNGEFVLTERLKIQRLTERIQHLYFKYSNAHLTGESEEWWGTLKQALKVRNNLVHPKEEVAISKEEVKQLLESVISCLLCLSKIIYKKEFPFRNLGLQSKLTF; translated from the coding sequence ATGGCAGCATTTGACGATTTTTCAGCCTTATTATTGGAAGAGGCTAAACGCTTTTATGAAAAAATTGATGAGGACACAAATGAAGACGCCAAAACAGCTTACATACACTCAGCTGTTTTAATAGGCATATCTGCATTGGAAGCATATATCAATGGCATTTCTCAAGAACTAATAAACTTCCCTAATACTCCCATTCACGAAAAATCACTTTTAGGAGAGAGGGAAATTGAGTTAAAAAATGGGGAATTCGTCCTTACAGAAAGATTGAAAATACAAAGGCTTACAGAACGTATTCAACATCTATACTTTAAATACAGTAATGCTCATTTAACGGGAGAGTCTGAAGAATGGTGGGGTACATTAAAACAAGCTTTAAAGGTTAGAAATAATCTAGTACACCCAAAAGAAGAAGTTGCAATTTCAAAGGAAGAAGTAAAACAATTATTAGAAAGTGTAATATCGTGTTTGCTTTGCCTTTCCAAGATTATTTATAAGAAAGAATTCCCTTTCCGAAATTTGGGACTGCAATCTAAATTAACATTCTAA
- a CDS encoding glycoside hydrolase family 108 protein: MSFETAFTHLLQFEGNYAHVKGDMGGETYKGIARSFHPHWSGWASIDKYKARHGPLKRNQYIPDPQLDQKVKAFYLANYWHEIYCSKIADERVAHLMFDFYVHSGHVGMKIVQRCVNQLLDRDVLKIDGIIGKITLNWINKIPGELLHDLVKERRRDFLEGLAARPGQAKFLKGWMRRIDSFPSLTEDAGSWV, encoded by the coding sequence ATGAGCTTTGAAACAGCATTTACGCACCTGTTACAATTTGAAGGCAATTATGCCCATGTAAAAGGAGATATGGGAGGCGAAACCTATAAAGGCATTGCCCGAAGCTTTCATCCCCATTGGAGCGGGTGGGCAAGCATTGATAAATATAAAGCCCGGCACGGACCGCTCAAAAGGAATCAATATATCCCTGATCCTCAGCTGGACCAGAAGGTAAAAGCATTTTATCTGGCTAATTACTGGCATGAGATCTATTGTAGCAAAATCGCTGATGAACGTGTGGCCCACCTCATGTTTGATTTCTATGTGCATAGTGGACATGTAGGGATGAAAATAGTCCAGCGTTGTGTGAATCAACTCTTAGACCGGGATGTACTCAAAATTGATGGCATCATTGGCAAAATAACACTCAACTGGATCAATAAGATACCCGGAGAGTTGCTCCATGATCTCGTCAAAGAACGCAGAAGAGACTTCTTAGAAGGACTCGCTGCTCGGCCAGGTCAAGCTAAGTTCTTAAAAGGCTGGATGAGGCGTATTGATTCATTTCCAAGCCTAACAGAAGATGCTGGATCATGGGTATAA